The Nocardiopsis dassonvillei subsp. dassonvillei DSM 43111 genome contains a region encoding:
- a CDS encoding AAA family ATPase, with amino-acid sequence MVLADEFDGIAASVGSAVLGKAEVVRLALVAMLARGHILLEDVPGTGKTTLARAMAASLDGDWRRIQFTPDLLPSDVTGVTVFNQATREFEFHPGPVFANVVIADEINRASPKTQAALLEVMEERTVTVDGAGHQVPSPFLVVATQNPVEMSGTYRLPEAQMDRFLMRLSLGYADPASELAIIRGDRLVSPEDLRPSTGAEQMDRMRRAAERVHVQDSVYEYVLRIAHATRDHPALGVGLSTRSTVAMVRAMRMLALTSGRPFVEPEDVKLLAQPVWAHRLVLSPEASVGGSGGADVLEEILKETPAPPPRHPGAPASR; translated from the coding sequence GTGGTCCTCGCGGACGAGTTCGACGGGATCGCGGCCTCCGTCGGGTCGGCCGTCCTCGGCAAGGCCGAGGTCGTACGCCTGGCCCTGGTCGCCATGCTCGCCCGGGGCCACATCCTGCTGGAGGACGTCCCCGGCACCGGCAAGACCACGCTCGCCCGCGCCATGGCCGCCAGCCTGGACGGCGACTGGCGGCGGATCCAGTTCACCCCCGACCTGCTGCCCTCCGACGTCACCGGCGTCACGGTCTTCAACCAGGCCACGCGGGAGTTCGAGTTCCACCCGGGCCCGGTCTTCGCCAACGTCGTCATCGCCGACGAGATCAACCGGGCCTCGCCCAAGACCCAGGCGGCCCTGCTGGAGGTCATGGAGGAGCGCACGGTCACCGTGGACGGCGCGGGCCACCAGGTGCCCTCGCCGTTCCTGGTCGTGGCGACCCAGAACCCGGTGGAGATGTCGGGCACCTACCGGCTGCCCGAGGCGCAGATGGACCGGTTCCTGATGCGGCTCTCCCTGGGCTACGCCGACCCCGCCAGCGAACTCGCCATCATCCGCGGCGACCGGCTCGTCTCGCCCGAGGACCTGCGGCCCAGCACCGGCGCCGAGCAGATGGACCGGATGCGGCGGGCCGCCGAGCGGGTGCACGTCCAGGACTCGGTCTACGAGTACGTCCTGCGCATCGCCCACGCCACCCGCGACCACCCGGCGCTGGGCGTGGGCCTGTCCACCCGCTCGACGGTGGCCATGGTGCGGGCGATGAGGATGCTCGCGCTCACCTCGGGCCGCCCCTTCGTCGAGCCCGAGGACGTCAAACTCCTGGCCCAGCCGGTGTGGGCGCACCGCCTGGTGCTGTCCCCGGAGGCCTCGGTCGGCGGGAGCGGCGGAGCCGACGTGCTGGAGGAGATCCTGAAGGAGACCCCGGCGCCGCCGCCGCGCCACCCGGGAGCCCCGGCGAGCCGCTGA
- a CDS encoding DUF58 domain-containing protein → MPTTRGWLVAGSGVLLLAVGVLSQYQEIALLGGVAVTVVAVAVLLVGRPAGVRVQRSASTTRTSPGTTVRVRVEASNTGRRSVQVSERVLGSDGERAVPLRPLAARATGGSDYRIGALRRGVVELGPLRAGRSDPLGLASLHRDHGGTERVWVHPRWEHLRAVPIGRVADPDGAADGAPAGTLTFHALRDYVPGDDLRHVHWRSSARLDRLVVREYIDTSQTRICVIVDDRPTPGGEARLDEVAGAAASIAATAVRSSLHCELRLASGRGRESTGGLPPLLDLLSEARSTPGADLHRALLLARTRPAGDTAVLVSGALTAEDLRSFGRLGDRYAGLIAVVVGSEEHPTAPPDVTLLTAGDTAGFADRWNEAPWSR, encoded by the coding sequence ATGCCAACGACACGGGGATGGCTGGTCGCCGGCTCGGGCGTGCTCCTGCTCGCGGTCGGCGTCCTGTCCCAGTACCAGGAGATCGCGCTGCTCGGCGGTGTCGCCGTGACCGTGGTCGCCGTGGCGGTGCTGCTGGTGGGGCGCCCCGCCGGGGTGCGCGTCCAGCGCTCGGCCTCCACCACCCGGACCTCTCCCGGCACCACCGTGCGCGTGCGGGTCGAGGCGAGCAACACCGGACGGCGCTCCGTGCAGGTCAGTGAGCGCGTCCTCGGCTCCGACGGCGAGCGCGCGGTGCCGCTGCGCCCCCTGGCCGCACGCGCCACCGGCGGCTCCGACTACCGGATCGGGGCCCTGCGCCGCGGGGTGGTCGAGCTGGGTCCCCTGCGGGCCGGGCGCTCCGACCCGTTGGGACTGGCCTCGCTGCACCGCGACCACGGCGGTACCGAACGGGTCTGGGTGCACCCCCGCTGGGAGCACCTGCGCGCCGTACCGATCGGCCGGGTGGCCGACCCCGACGGCGCGGCGGACGGCGCGCCCGCGGGCACCCTGACCTTCCACGCCCTGCGCGACTACGTGCCCGGCGACGACCTGCGCCACGTCCACTGGCGCAGCTCCGCGCGGCTGGACAGGCTCGTCGTGCGCGAGTACATCGACACCTCCCAGACCCGGATCTGCGTCATCGTCGACGACCGCCCCACACCCGGCGGCGAGGCCCGCCTGGACGAGGTGGCCGGCGCGGCGGCCTCCATCGCGGCCACCGCCGTCCGCTCGTCCCTGCACTGCGAACTGCGCCTGGCCAGCGGCAGGGGCAGGGAGAGCACGGGCGGCCTGCCCCCGCTGCTCGACCTGCTCTCCGAGGCCCGGAGCACTCCGGGGGCAGACCTGCACCGCGCCCTGCTCCTGGCCCGCACCCGTCCCGCCGGTGACACCGCGGTCCTGGTCAGCGGCGCGCTCACCGCCGAGGACCTGCGGTCGTTCGGGCGGCTCGGCGACCGCTACGCGGGCCTGATCGCCGTCGTCGTCGGATCGGAGGAGCACCCGACCGCGCCCCCGGACGTCACCCTGCTCACCGCCGGTGACACCGCCGGGTTCGCCGACCGATGGAACGAGGCGCCGTGGTCACGCTGA